In Tribolium castaneum strain GA2 chromosome 4, icTriCast1.1, whole genome shotgun sequence, one DNA window encodes the following:
- the LOC103313011 gene encoding cilia- and flagella-associated protein 157 has translation MAKGKKKGKKKKKAPKIDPNALTEVDKTFYELTITDLNRKLARLRSLTTELEEKNEQLQTDLSKLDEDRNDIIIYLKRMLQERSDEIAELQERLRALEETRQDETEQYEAKITDLENEYKQMHEQLTSEIKLLEGKLNSLEEFRIQRDELMKKFEDQEIAMEEQEKRHKNELYDIERKFIIGKDKLKKDMEARLLQLSSEFQEATELRIAATTHRVIRENIAINNELDAMLITHQKLHSDNAKMKDRDRTLRQETELHEAEKKKALNKVRVQLKLIDRLTTEHEDMKQKLTKYETTEQEMHQTSEELQKTKQDVLCLNHKIKLLEQNIHALKCRESSLKTELSNLDFDNDRLTTVLAQAVLSIKEVLELQSRMSDEALKASKRENLLTQLFVLLSEAETKKGRKASLDTIGSLSATYERGDLGFVPKPLTRRSTLSTLRDIQAQTGPSFDEFLAIGKEEDLEQQETSLVSSEEESKGSEGTLVEEESDVFFDEEEEAADESMLEYDDVELLDEEDEEIKAAREVAATKSANELIVERALSSAAIAKKLSGIGSKEKSRSRISFKASKEKGVGQSSKEEVAEKKSQEKELGKASREGMSTDKLKRVSIGETTEMVIPGETAAPLPKNGDKSAETSTSEPST, from the coding sequence ATGGCGAAAGGTAAAAAGAAAggcaagaagaagaagaaagcgCCTAAAATCGACCCAAACGCCTTAACCGAAGTCGATAAAACATTCTATGAGTTAACAATAACCGATTTAAACCGAAAATTGGCCCGCTTACGCAGTTTAACCACTGAACTCGAGGAGAAAAACGAACAATTACAAACCGATTTGTCCAAACTCGATGAAGATCGCAACGACATTATCATCTATCTTAAGCGGATGCTTCAAGAACGTTCTGATGAAATAGCCGAACTTCAGGAACGTTTGCGTGCTTTGGAGGAAACACGTCAAGATGAAACGGAACAATATGAAGCGAAAATTACCGATTTGGAAAACGAATACAAGCAAATGCACGAACAGTTAACCAGCGAGATTAAATTACTTGAAGGTAAATTAAATTCGTTGGAAGAATTTCGCATTCAAAGGGATGAGTTGATGAAAAAATTCGAAGACCAGGAAATCGCAATGGAAGAGCAGGAGAAACGGCACAAGAACGAATTGTATGACATTGaacgaaaatttattattgggAAAGATAAACTGAAGAAAGATATGGAAGCAAGGTTACTCCAACTATCGTCCGAATTTCAGGAAGCAACTGAACTACGAATTGCTGCCACCACTCACAGAGTGATTCGAGAAAACATTGCAATTAATAACGAACTAGATGCAATGTTGATCACTCACCAAAAACTACACTCCGATAATGCGAAAATGAAAGACAGGGATCGAACTTTGCGCCAAGAAACTGAACTTCATGAAGCTGAAAAGAAGAAAGCTTTAAATAAGGTCAGGGTTCAGTTGAAACTAATTGATCGATTAACCACTGAACACGAAgatatgaaacaaaaattaaccaaatatGAAACAACAGAACAAGAGATGCATCAAACTTCTGAAGAACTCCAGAAAACGAAACAGGACGTCCTTTGCCTAAACCACAAAATTAAACTCTTGGAACAAAACATTCACGCATTGAAATGTCGAGAAAGCTCGCTCAAGACGGAGTTAAGTAACCTTGATTTTGATAACGATCGTCTGACAACAGTTCTTGCCCAAGCTGTTTTATCAATTAAGGAAGTTTTGGAATTACAGTCACGAATGTCAGATGAAGCACTGAAAGCATCAAAACGTGAAAATCTCCTAACCCAACTTTTCGTTTTATTAAGTGAAGCTGAGACGAAGAAAGGTCGTAAAGCTTCTTTGGACACTATTGGTTCCTTGTCTGCAACTTACGAAAGAGGTGATCTTGGTTTTGTTCCGAAACCATTGACACGTCGTTCAACTTTGTCAACACTTCGAGATATTCAAGCTCAGACAGGTCCAAGCTTTGATGAATTTTTGGCAATTGGTAAAGAAGAGGATCTTGAGCAACAAGAAACTTCTTTGGTTAGTTCTGAAGAAGAGTCCAAAGGTAGTGAAGGAACTTTGGTGGAGGAGGAAAGTGATGTGTTCTTTGACGAGGAGGAAGAAGCTGCAGACGAGTCCATGTTGGAATATGACGACGTTGAATTACTTGATGAAGAAGATGAGGAAATTAAAGCAGCTCGTGAAGTAGCTGCAACGAAATCCGCCAATGAGTTAATAGTCGAAAGGGCACTAAGTAGTGCAGCTATTGCGAAAAAATTGTCGGGAATTGGtagtaaagaaaaatcaaGAAGCCGAATTTCTTTCAAAGCAAGTAAAGAGAAAGGGGTTGGACAAAGTAGTAAAGAAGAAGTGGCGGAAAAGAAAAGTCAAGAAAAAGAATTGGGTAAAGCAAGTCGTGAGGGTATGTCCactgataaattaaaaagggTGTCTATTGGAGAGACTACTGAAATGGTTATTCCTGGAGAAACAGCAGCGCCTTTGCCGAAAAATGGTGACAAATCTGCTGAGACAAGTACTTCTGAACCATCTACATAA